In a genomic window of Anoxybacter fermentans:
- a CDS encoding 5-formyltetrahydrofolate cyclo-ligase gives MDKQTLRRKISQLRDQLSERKRELYSKKIRQRLEGLLSYKKAHTILYFVSFRSEVNTIPLIKKGLAIGKRVILPITNLSTGRLTFSELKDFDKELVVGTYGILEPKKEFIRPVQPEEIDFVLMPGLVFDHNGYRIGYGGGFYDRFLGELTRRPKLVAVAYELQVMDKPLPHEDHDIPVDMIVTEKRLIYCVKNRKEEVG, from the coding sequence ATGGATAAGCAGACTTTGCGTAGAAAGATTAGCCAATTGAGAGATCAATTATCGGAAAGGAAAAGAGAATTATATTCAAAAAAGATTCGTCAGCGTTTAGAAGGCCTTTTAAGTTATAAGAAGGCCCATACAATCTTATATTTTGTTTCCTTTAGAAGTGAAGTCAATACTATTCCTTTAATAAAAAAGGGATTGGCGATCGGTAAACGGGTTATTTTACCCATTACTAATCTTTCGACAGGTCGGTTAACATTTTCTGAACTTAAGGATTTCGATAAGGAACTGGTTGTTGGTACATATGGAATACTGGAACCTAAAAAAGAGTTTATCCGACCGGTTCAACCAGAAGAGATAGATTTTGTTTTAATGCCTGGATTGGTTTTTGATCATAATGGGTATAGAATTGGATATGGTGGAGGATTTTATGATCGTTTTTTGGGTGAATTGACCAGGCGGCCAAAATTGGTGGCCGTAGCTTATGAGCTGCAGGTAATGGATAAACCTTTACCCCATGAAGACCATGATATTCCTGTTGATATGATTGTTACCGAAAAACGGTTAATTTATTGTGTAAAGAATCGTAAAGAAGAGGTAGGTTGA
- the aspS gene encoding aspartate--tRNA ligase yields the protein MGESIRGLKRTHHCGDLRKDNVGEEVTIMGWVQRRRDLGGLIFIDLRDRSGLVQVVFNPEDNQEVFTKAEKLRSEYVVAIEGQVQERPQKNPNLATGEIEVHAKYLRILDEAKTPPIYIQDDLDVNEDLRLKYRYLDLRRPVMQKNLILRHRVTMLVRKYLDRMGFLEIETPILTRSTPEGARDYLVPSRVHPGKFFALPQSPQIFKQILMASGLERYFQIARCFRDEDLRADRQPEFTQIDIEMSFVTQEDVMEMMEEMIIEVFSGVGLSVFHPFPRMTYDDAMNYYGSDKPDIRFDMKLVDISHLVKDVDFKVFANTVKNGGQVKGIRVEGCANFSRKEIDELTKYVAIYGAKGLAWIALKEDGIKSPIAKFFKEEELDAIIKEMGGKTGDLLLFVADSPQVVAASLGALRLKLGKELGLIPEDKFQFVWITDFPLVEYDEEEGRYVSLHHPFTHPVEEDIPLLETDPLKVRAQAYDLVLNGVELGGGSIRIHNSELQRKVFKMLSLTEEEINDKFGFLLEAFQYGTPPHGGIAFGLDRMVMLMAGCDTIRDVIAFPKTASATDLMTNAPSDVSKEQLDELHINLQK from the coding sequence ATGGGAGAAAGTATTCGGGGGTTGAAGCGTACTCACCACTGTGGTGATTTACGGAAAGATAATGTTGGAGAAGAAGTAACCATTATGGGTTGGGTTCAGCGCAGACGCGATCTGGGTGGTCTGATTTTTATTGATTTAAGGGATCGTTCTGGTTTGGTTCAGGTGGTCTTTAATCCAGAAGATAATCAAGAAGTGTTTACCAAAGCAGAAAAATTACGGAGTGAATATGTTGTAGCTATTGAGGGTCAGGTGCAGGAACGTCCGCAAAAGAATCCCAATTTAGCCACCGGTGAAATAGAAGTTCATGCAAAATATTTACGAATTCTCGATGAAGCCAAAACACCGCCTATTTACATTCAGGATGATCTGGATGTAAATGAAGATTTACGTTTAAAATATCGTTATCTGGATTTAAGAAGACCTGTGATGCAGAAAAATTTAATTTTGCGTCACAGGGTAACGATGCTGGTTCGTAAGTATCTGGATAGGATGGGCTTTTTAGAAATCGAAACACCGATCTTGACCCGGAGTACTCCAGAAGGTGCCCGGGACTATCTGGTACCCAGTCGGGTTCATCCGGGGAAATTTTTTGCCCTGCCCCAGTCTCCTCAGATCTTTAAGCAGATTTTAATGGCTTCTGGTTTGGAAAGGTATTTTCAGATTGCAAGATGTTTCCGGGATGAAGATTTACGGGCTGATCGGCAGCCGGAGTTTACTCAGATCGATATCGAAATGTCTTTTGTCACCCAGGAAGATGTTATGGAAATGATGGAAGAGATGATCATTGAAGTATTTTCAGGTGTAGGTCTTTCTGTATTCCATCCGTTTCCAAGGATGACTTATGATGATGCAATGAACTATTATGGTTCAGACAAGCCGGATATTCGCTTTGATATGAAACTGGTTGATATATCCCATCTGGTTAAAGACGTGGATTTTAAAGTCTTTGCCAATACCGTTAAAAATGGCGGTCAGGTTAAAGGTATTCGAGTAGAGGGTTGTGCCAATTTCTCCAGAAAAGAAATTGATGAGTTGACAAAATATGTGGCTATTTATGGGGCTAAGGGTCTTGCCTGGATTGCATTAAAAGAGGATGGTATAAAATCACCTATTGCCAAGTTCTTTAAAGAAGAGGAATTGGATGCTATCATTAAGGAAATGGGCGGCAAGACCGGAGATCTGCTCCTTTTTGTAGCCGATTCCCCTCAGGTGGTTGCAGCTTCTTTGGGGGCACTGCGGCTTAAACTGGGTAAAGAGTTGGGATTGATTCCTGAAGATAAATTCCAGTTTGTCTGGATTACCGATTTTCCGCTAGTAGAGTATGATGAGGAAGAGGGCAGGTATGTCTCCTTACACCATCCATTCACACATCCAGTAGAAGAAGATATTCCACTACTTGAGACAGATCCTCTCAAGGTACGGGCCCAGGCATATGATCTGGTTTTAAACGGTGTTGAATTGGGTGGAGGAAGTATCAGGATTCACAACAGTGAACTTCAGAGAAAAGTCTTTAAGATGTTAAGCCTGACAGAAGAAGAGATCAACGATAAGTTTGGTTTTTTATTGGAAGCTTTCCAATACGGAACTCCACCACATGGCGGTATTGCTTTTGGTCTCGATCGGATGGTTATGTTGATGGCTGGATGTGATACTATTCGGGATGTTATTGCATTCCCTAAAACCGCAAGTGCCACAGATTTGATGACTAATGCGCCATCTGATGTCTCAAAGGAACAGTTAGACGAACTCCATATTAATCTGCAAAAATGA
- the hisS gene encoding histidine--tRNA ligase, with translation MSVKAPRGVNDILPPDSFKWQYIRRKAEEIFELYNYEEIILPIFEHTELFQRGIGETTDIVEKEMYTFEDKGGRSITLRPEGTASVMRAYLEHKIYGQSQPTKYFYFGPMFRYERPQAGRFRQFYQIGVEVLGVDNPAVDVEVILVGFQILDTLGLKDCKLYINSVGCPECRSAYREALKDYFKPHLEKLCSDCQRRFERNPMRMLDCKNEDCKRHMEKAPVILDYLCEDCASDFDKVKSYLDLVQIPYEVDPGLVRGLDYYTKTAFEVKYSKLGAQDTLFAGGRYDGLGEEIGGKRVPGIGFAMGMERLILALKYQNVELPINRNIDLFITTIGSKAEKEAFKYLNQLRRAGLKAAMDYMGRSVKGQMKMADRLNARYSIILGDEELDKGSATIRNMETGEQDEVKLSNLVEEMKKRVK, from the coding sequence ATGAGTGTTAAAGCACCAAGGGGAGTTAATGATATTTTGCCCCCTGATTCATTTAAATGGCAGTATATTCGCAGAAAAGCAGAAGAGATTTTTGAACTCTACAATTATGAAGAGATTATCTTACCGATTTTTGAGCATACAGAACTTTTTCAAAGAGGTATAGGTGAGACCACAGATATTGTAGAAAAAGAGATGTATACTTTTGAAGATAAAGGTGGACGAAGTATAACTTTAAGACCGGAAGGAACAGCATCTGTGATGCGAGCTTATCTGGAACATAAAATTTACGGTCAATCCCAGCCGACCAAATATTTTTATTTTGGACCTATGTTTCGATACGAACGGCCTCAGGCTGGACGATTTCGTCAGTTTTACCAGATTGGAGTAGAGGTTTTAGGTGTTGATAATCCTGCTGTTGATGTAGAGGTTATTCTTGTGGGTTTCCAGATCCTGGATACTCTGGGTTTAAAGGACTGTAAGCTATATATCAATAGTGTTGGTTGCCCTGAATGTAGAAGTGCTTATCGTGAAGCTTTAAAAGATTATTTTAAACCCCATTTAGAAAAGCTCTGTTCTGACTGCCAACGACGCTTTGAGAGGAATCCAATGAGGATGTTGGATTGTAAAAATGAAGATTGTAAAAGACATATGGAGAAAGCACCAGTAATTTTAGACTATCTTTGTGAAGACTGTGCCTCTGATTTTGATAAAGTTAAATCTTATCTGGATTTAGTTCAGATACCATATGAAGTTGATCCAGGGCTGGTCAGAGGATTGGATTATTATACTAAAACTGCCTTTGAAGTTAAATATTCTAAGCTGGGTGCTCAGGATACTTTATTTGCTGGTGGTCGTTATGATGGCTTAGGTGAAGAGATTGGTGGTAAAAGGGTTCCAGGAATTGGTTTTGCAATGGGAATGGAACGGTTGATCCTGGCGCTAAAATATCAAAATGTTGAACTGCCTATTAATCGCAATATAGATCTTTTCATTACTACCATTGGAAGTAAAGCAGAAAAAGAAGCTTTTAAATATCTTAATCAACTGCGTAGGGCCGGTTTAAAAGCAGCTATGGATTATATGGGTCGAAGTGTAAAAGGCCAGATGAAGATGGCAGATAGGCTGAATGCTCGTTACAGTATCATTTTAGGAGATGAAGAACTCGATAAAGGTTCTGCTACAATTCGCAATATGGAGACCGGTGAGCAGGATGAAGTTAAACTGAGTAATTTGGTCGAAGAGATGAAAAAACGGGTCAAGTAA
- a CDS encoding SurA N-terminal domain-containing protein — MHRFLRKNRHIIVWIVVFAFVVGGGLFGYGAYISNRNYVAQQKRQAIAVVNKEPISALEFYQRLRAASQYLMGLPSDQLLVYKYQILNSLIDKTLLLQQAEKEKIKVKVTEEDVDKYIEGILAQNEMTEDELKEALKNNNITMADWRKDIKAYLKEEKTIDALIEKVTSDITVTDEEIIEEYERVRVSRIFISKKEDGNSGKIKAEEALAKIKEGVDFAEVAKNFSEAVDAQTGGDVGFISHAGYRLGKLLTEKAFALEVGQVSDIIETDSGYHILKVTERKDAEGEEFEAQKEEIKERLLNIKKAQAQSKWFQEIKNEAKIEINYPHLAGYKALIEEDYENAVKYFEEAVSEAPENEAYYSFLAQAYKGMNNNEKAITALEKAIEIAPDDWELYLNMGQIYKDLKNKEKAIEYFKKASEHAGDKRWAHTRLKTIFTEMNESELAEAEQTIINEIAQKEMEEAKKLKEKQMTEQTDEENTEESSNN, encoded by the coding sequence ATGCATAGGTTTTTAAGAAAAAATCGCCATATTATCGTCTGGATTGTTGTGTTTGCTTTTGTAGTTGGTGGTGGACTTTTTGGTTATGGTGCTTATATTTCAAATCGTAATTATGTCGCCCAGCAAAAGAGACAGGCTATTGCTGTTGTAAATAAGGAACCTATCAGTGCATTGGAATTTTATCAGAGATTGCGGGCTGCCAGTCAGTATTTAATGGGTTTACCATCTGATCAATTACTGGTGTATAAGTATCAAATTTTGAATTCCCTCATCGATAAGACTTTGTTACTTCAACAGGCCGAAAAAGAGAAGATTAAGGTAAAGGTTACTGAAGAAGATGTTGACAAATATATTGAGGGTATTTTGGCTCAGAATGAGATGACTGAGGACGAACTTAAAGAAGCTTTAAAAAATAACAATATTACAATGGCTGATTGGAGAAAAGATATTAAAGCTTATCTAAAAGAGGAAAAGACTATTGATGCTCTTATTGAAAAGGTAACTTCTGATATTACTGTTACTGATGAAGAGATTATCGAAGAATATGAAAGGGTAAGGGTTAGCCGCATTTTCATTAGCAAAAAAGAAGATGGAAATAGTGGTAAGATAAAAGCAGAAGAAGCTTTGGCAAAAATTAAAGAGGGTGTAGATTTTGCTGAAGTCGCTAAAAATTTCTCTGAAGCAGTAGATGCTCAAACTGGCGGTGATGTAGGATTTATTTCTCATGCAGGTTATAGACTTGGCAAACTTTTGACCGAAAAAGCATTTGCTTTAGAAGTTGGTCAGGTTTCTGATATTATTGAAACTGATAGCGGTTATCATATCTTGAAAGTTACCGAAAGAAAAGATGCTGAAGGTGAAGAATTTGAAGCACAAAAAGAAGAGATTAAAGAACGGTTGTTAAACATCAAGAAAGCACAGGCTCAATCTAAATGGTTCCAGGAAATCAAAAATGAGGCTAAGATTGAAATCAATTATCCGCATCTAGCTGGTTATAAGGCTCTTATAGAGGAGGATTATGAGAATGCTGTTAAGTATTTTGAGGAAGCTGTAAGTGAAGCACCTGAAAATGAAGCTTACTATTCTTTCCTTGCTCAGGCTTATAAAGGAATGAATAATAATGAAAAGGCAATTACAGCTCTTGAGAAGGCTATTGAAATTGCTCCTGATGATTGGGAACTGTATCTGAATATGGGCCAGATCTATAAAGATCTTAAGAACAAAGAAAAGGCTATAGAATATTTTAAGAAGGCCAGTGAACATGCTGGTGATAAGCGCTGGGCTCATACACGTTTGAAGACAATTTTTACAGAAATGAATGAGTCAGAACTGGCAGAAGCTGAACAAACAATCATTAATGAGATCGCTCAAAAAGAAATGGAAGAAGCAAAGAAATTAAAGGAAAAGCAAATGACTGAACAAACTGATGAGGAGAATACTGAAGAATCTTCCAACAATTAA
- the hemZ gene encoding coproporphyrinogen dehydrogenase HemZ, which yields MKHKTFDIQLIPESYQVSIKRLLEILLPDYSFNFVIEKSNNPLIKLKLAQSSFKKGEPIQTELTLIDGNKRYLERRYHYDILDSRYGELDYERRGKDLLKTHIYTFLVQYLEEEISPWGILTGIRPTKIVHYLRDKGFEFEELKKILKEVYVISDEKIDLLIRIGQIEEKYLPTKNEAAKRISIYIGIPFCPSRCDYCSFPAFSLQKHRRFMEPFLKTLFHEIEVVGEFILKQGYKVDSIYIGGGTPTSLTTAQMEKLLQCLEKHIPFDYLQEYNVEAGRPDTITPEMLVILRDAGVTRISINPQTMQQKTLDAIGRHHTVDQIKNVFTLAREVGFDNINMDLIIGLPGENFTDVQSTIEEVLRLKPDSVTVHTLSLKKAARWWGKANELPFPDDKELTRMLDYVDRVLRENQLLPYYMYRQKYILANQENVGYAISGKESLYNMIMIDERETVIGLGGGAVTKVVNPKDWSLNRHSNPKYPGDYIDQIDKILNEKLSLLTSLQ from the coding sequence TTGAAACACAAAACTTTTGATATTCAACTTATACCAGAATCCTATCAAGTATCTATAAAGCGTTTATTGGAGATTCTGCTACCTGATTATAGTTTTAACTTTGTTATAGAAAAATCAAACAATCCGCTCATAAAACTTAAGCTAGCTCAAAGCAGCTTTAAAAAGGGAGAACCTATACAGACTGAATTAACCCTTATTGACGGGAATAAACGTTATCTGGAACGACGTTACCATTATGATATTTTAGATTCCCGCTATGGAGAGTTGGATTATGAGAGGCGGGGAAAGGATCTTTTAAAAACCCATATTTATACTTTTTTAGTCCAATATTTAGAAGAGGAGATCAGTCCCTGGGGAATTTTGACAGGAATACGTCCCACAAAAATAGTTCACTATTTAAGAGACAAGGGTTTTGAATTTGAGGAATTAAAAAAGATTTTAAAAGAGGTTTATGTTATTTCAGATGAAAAGATTGATCTTTTAATCCGGATTGGTCAGATTGAAGAGAAATATTTACCGACAAAAAATGAGGCAGCAAAAAGGATAAGTATTTATATCGGAATTCCTTTTTGCCCCTCTAGATGTGATTATTGTTCTTTTCCTGCCTTTTCGTTACAGAAACACCGCCGATTTATGGAACCATTTTTAAAAACTCTATTCCATGAAATAGAGGTTGTCGGAGAGTTTATTTTAAAGCAGGGTTATAAGGTGGATTCTATTTACATTGGTGGAGGAACACCTACAAGTTTAACTACTGCTCAGATGGAAAAACTTTTGCAGTGCTTGGAAAAACATATACCTTTTGATTATTTGCAGGAATATAATGTGGAAGCGGGACGTCCAGATACTATCACCCCTGAAATGCTTGTGATATTGCGTGATGCTGGTGTAACCAGAATTAGCATCAATCCACAGACCATGCAGCAAAAAACTCTAGATGCCATAGGACGTCATCATACCGTTGATCAGATAAAGAATGTATTTACTTTAGCAAGAGAAGTTGGTTTTGATAATATTAACATGGATTTGATTATTGGTTTGCCAGGGGAGAATTTTACGGATGTACAGTCCACTATAGAGGAAGTTCTGAGACTTAAACCGGATAGTGTGACAGTTCATACCTTATCTTTAAAGAAAGCTGCAAGATGGTGGGGAAAAGCAAATGAACTTCCGTTTCCTGATGATAAAGAACTAACCCGGATGTTGGATTATGTTGACCGGGTTTTAAGAGAAAATCAACTTCTACCCTATTATATGTATCGTCAGAAATATATTCTGGCCAATCAGGAAAATGTGGGATATGCTATTTCTGGCAAAGAATCTCTTTATAATATGATTATGATTGATGAACGGGAAACAGTAATTGGACTTGGGGGAGGAGCTGTCACTAAAGTAGTTAATCCAAAAGATTGGAGCTTAAATCGCCACTCCAATCCCAAATATCCTGGAGATTATATTGATCAAATTGATAAGATTTTGAATGAAAAATTATCATTATTGACATCCTTACAATGA
- a CDS encoding MBL fold metallo-hydrolase — MIIKRIEVGVMGVNCYLVGCEETKEALIIDPGEEPDVILKEIEEGQWKVRYIINTHGHYDHIGANGPIKERTGAKLLIHADDAEMLTDPRLNFSAFLKGDRILDGPAADKILQDGDLLEVGNTVSLEVIHTPGHTQGSISLYQSGHLFTGDTLFAYGIGRTDFPGGSYEAIMDSIHNKLLSYSDDTRVYPGHNLLSTLGEIKVQNPFIR; from the coding sequence ATGATTATAAAGCGGATTGAAGTTGGAGTTATGGGGGTAAATTGTTATCTTGTTGGCTGTGAAGAGACAAAAGAAGCCCTAATAATCGATCCAGGTGAAGAACCTGACGTAATCTTAAAGGAGATTGAAGAGGGTCAATGGAAAGTTCGCTATATTATCAACACTCACGGGCATTATGACCATATTGGTGCCAATGGTCCAATAAAAGAAAGGACCGGGGCGAAATTATTAATTCATGCTGATGATGCTGAGATGTTAACAGATCCCAGGCTTAATTTTTCAGCATTTTTAAAGGGGGATCGAATACTTGACGGGCCAGCAGCAGATAAAATTTTGCAGGATGGTGATTTACTTGAAGTAGGTAATACTGTCAGTTTAGAAGTAATCCATACACCCGGACATACACAGGGTTCTATTTCTTTATATCAGTCGGGACATCTTTTCACTGGTGATACGCTCTTTGCATACGGCATTGGAAGAACGGATTTTCCAGGTGGTTCCTATGAAGCTATTATGGATTCTATTCATAATAAACTCCTGAGCTATTCCGATGATACACGGGTCTATCCGGGTCACAATCTTCTCTCAACTTTAGGTGAAATCAAAGTCCAAAATCCATTTATTCGTTAA
- the dtd gene encoding D-aminoacyl-tRNA deacylase produces MRAVVQRVLRGSVTVEGKVVGKIGPGLVILLGIGQDDGPEDIKYLAEKIVNLRIFEDENGKMNLSALDKGLELLVISQFTLYGDCRKGRRPSFTQAASPKDAEALYKQFVEEISKYGLKVETGQFQAMMDVELVNTGPVTMLLDSKRIF; encoded by the coding sequence TTGCGTGCAGTAGTACAACGTGTTTTACGAGGATCGGTTACAGTTGAAGGTAAGGTTGTTGGTAAGATTGGCCCGGGTCTTGTGATTCTTTTGGGAATTGGCCAGGATGATGGGCCAGAAGATATTAAGTATTTAGCTGAAAAAATTGTAAATCTGAGGATATTTGAAGACGAAAATGGAAAGATGAATCTTTCCGCATTGGATAAAGGACTGGAACTTCTGGTTATTTCCCAATTCACCTTATATGGAGATTGCCGGAAGGGAAGGAGACCCAGTTTTACCCAGGCTGCATCTCCCAAAGATGCCGAAGCTTTATATAAACAGTTTGTCGAAGAAATTAGCAAATACGGCCTAAAAGTTGAGACAGGTCAGTTTCAGGCTATGATGGATGTAGAACTTGTAAATACTGGACCAGTAACCATGCTTTTAGATAGCAAGCGGATTTTTTAG